A stretch of the Pseudorasbora parva isolate DD20220531a chromosome 13, ASM2467924v1, whole genome shotgun sequence genome encodes the following:
- the LOC137038351 gene encoding uncharacterized protein: MPQPPMMQPPMMQPPMLKPSYEIHNSYNMTYEMQREAVQAALLAVNTYTTDMDIATYIVQEFNRKYWWNWQCIVGNSSGCSIYNYYLNFSVGDRRIMMWRP; this comes from the exons ATGCCGCAACCACCCATGATGCAGCCGCCCATGATGCAGCCGCCCATGTTGAAGCCATCTTATGAGATCCATAATTCATACAACATGACTTATGAGATGCAGCGTGAGGCCGTTCAAGCCGCTCTTCTGGCTGTGAATACATACACAACTGATATGGACATTGCTACCTACATCGTGCAG GAATTTAACAGAAAATATTGGTGGAACTGGCAATGCATTGTGGGAAACTCTAGTGGGTGCAGCATCTACAACTATTATCTCAACTTCTCTGTTGGTGACAGAAGAATTATGATGTGGAGACCTTGA
- the LOC137038324 gene encoding uncharacterized protein — protein MGSERSSMEKPLYEIHHLYHMSDEMQHDALQVAFMAVDLCTEEKDIANYIVKEFDRKHRRYWHCLIGSSDWSSNWNCSIIFSIGDRKITLFRTDW, from the exons ATGGGCAGCGAAAG ATCAAGCATGGAGAAGCCCTTATATGAGATCCATCATTTATACCACATGAGTGATGAGATGCAGCATGACGCTCTTCAGGTCGCTTTTATGGCTGTCGATTTGTGCACGGAGGAAAAGGACATCGCAAACTACATCGTGAAG GAATTTGACAGAAAGCATCGGCGCTACTGGCATTGCCTTATAGGGAGCTCTGATTGGAGCAGCAACTGGAACTGTTCAATCATCTTCTCTATTGGCGACAGAAAAATTACGCTCTTCAGAACTGACTGGTGA